In the Larimichthys crocea isolate SSNF chromosome XXI, L_crocea_2.0, whole genome shotgun sequence genome, one interval contains:
- the gabarapl2 gene encoding gamma-aminobutyric acid receptor-associated protein-like 2, with protein sequence MKWMFKEDHSLEHRCVESAKIRNKYPDRVPVIVEKVSGSQIVDIDKRKYLVPSDITVAQFMWIIRKRIQLPSEKAIFLFVDKTVPQSSLTMGQLYDKEKDEDGFLYVAYSGENTFGYEAFYTTRG encoded by the exons ATGAAATGGATGTTTAAAGAGGACCATTCCCTCG agCACCGATGTGTGGAGTCAGCCAAAATACGCAACAAATATCCTGACAGAGTACCG GTGATTGTGGAGAAGGTTTCCGGCTCTCAGATCGTGGACATCGACAAGAGGAAGTACCTGGTGCCCTCTGACATCACAGTGGCCCAGTTCATGTGGATCATCAGGAAACGCATCCAGCTGCCTTCAGAGAAAGCCATCTTCCTCTTCGTCGACAAAACTGTCCCCCAATCCAG TCTGACGATGGGCCAGCTGTACGACAAAGAGAAGGACGAGGACGGCTTCCTGTACGTGGCCTACAGCGGAGAAAACACCTTTGGTTACGAGGCCTTTTATACAACACGGGgttaa